AAAACTGTCTGTGCCCCAACTGTATTAAGGAGTTTTCCGAAAAAGGAACAGCGCTTCTGTTGCGAGATTGAAAAAAATTCTATCTTTGCAATCCCAAACCATGGTCTCGTGGCCGAGTGGCTAGGCAGAGGTCTGCAAAACCTCGTACAGCGGTTCGAATCCGCTCGAGACCTCCAAGTCCTGCATTTCTTGCAGGGCTTTTTTTGCTTTAAACAATCCTTTTTTTCATTTTTTATTTGCCATGCAGTCGTTATTGACGGTGGCTGGATTTCGATCTCTCAATGGGAGGCCTCAATTACTAAGTGAGAATGGTTGGGATGACAATGCTTCGTCAAAAAACAGAAGGTCAATATTATGAGATTAAGCGATTTATCTTAATTGTTAGCTTGGTGTTGATAAAACGTTTCTTCTCTAGTTGGTACACCTGAGGCAGTAGTATAACTTGCAAGTCAACTTTGTAACCGTGCCACTTATTGGCAATAAGAAGGTTAGCCATAGACTGTTTAAAAAGATTTAATACACGATATAATGCAACGCGAAAACGAGAACGTTCAGAACAAGAAAACGAAGCAATCGGAGAAGGAAATTCTGGAAAAGGTTTACAGCTATGAGGAGGCAGTAGAATCTTCCAACGAGTATTTCAAGGGTGACCAGCTGGCGGCAACGGTTTGGGTAAGTAAATACGCTCTTAAGGACTCCTTTGGTAAGATTTACGAGCTCAATCCCGCCGATTTGCATAGACGGTTGGCCAAAGAATTTCATCGCATGGAGGTTAAGTATCCGAACCCACTGAGCGAGGAGGAAATTTTTGAAACACTAGATCAGTTTAAGTACATTATTCCACAGGGTGGACCAATGACAGGGATTGGGAATGATCACCAAGTAGCGTCGCTATCGAACTGCTTTGTGATCGGTCACAAAAATCCTGCTGACTCCTATGGTGGGATTATGCGCATTGATGAGGAGCAGGTGCAGCTCATGAAGCGTCGTGGTGGCGTTGGCCACGACCTTTCGCATATCCGCCCCAAAGGTAGCCCTGTTCTCAACAGTGCATTAACATCTACTGGTGTAGTTCCCTTTATGGAACGCTACTCCAACTCCACCCGTGAGGTGGCGCAGGATGGCCGTCGTGGTGCGCTCATGCTCTCCATCTCCATTAAGCATCCCGATGCTGAAAAGTTTATCGATGCCAAGATGGATGCTGGAAAGGTTACCGGTGCCAACGTTTCGGTGAAAATTGATGATGAATTTATGCGCTCCGTGGTTTCGGGGAAGCCTTATGTTCAGTGCTATCCAGTTGATGCCACCGATCCAAAGTATAAAGTTGAGGTTGATGCACGTAAAATCTGGAATAAAATTATCCACAATGCATGGAAGTCGGCTGAGCCGGGTGTTCTTTTTTGGGACACCGTGCTGCGTGAGTCTGTCCCCGATAGCTATGCAGACTTGGGTTACCGCACTGTTTCTACAAACCCTTGTGGTGAGATTCCTCTTTGTCCGTACGATAGTTGCCGGCTTATTGCCATAAATCTCTACAGCTACGTTGATAGGCCCTTTACTGCCGAAGCCAAGTTCAACTTTGTAAAGTTTAAAAAGCACGTGCGGGTTGCCATGCGCATGATGGACGACCTTATCGATTTGGAATTGGAGAAGATTGATGCCATTCTTGGAAAGATTACAAAGGATCCGGAAGATCAAGATGTAAAAAGTGTAGAGCGTTCGCTTTGGGAAAAAATTAAAACGAAGGCCACTGAAGGACGCCGTACAGGCCTTGGCATTACAGCCGAAGGCGATATGCTTGCTGCACTTGGATTGCGTTATGGCTCTGACAACGCCATCGATTTCGCAGTGGAAATACAGCGTACGTTAGCCTTAGAAGCTTATCGTTCATCAGTGGAGATGGCCACAGAGCGCGGTGCGTTCCCCATCTACGATGCCCAACGGGAAAAGAATAATCCATTTATTCAGCGTATTAAGGCTGCTGACGAAGAACTTTACAATAGCATGGTTGAGCATGGACGCAGAAATATTGCCCTTCTCACTATTGCCCCAACTGGAACCACCAGCCTTATGACCCAAACTACCTCGGGTATCGAGCCAGTATTTCTACCTGCATACAAGCGTCGCCGAAAGGTTAATCCCAACGACCAAGCGGTGAATATCACCTTTACCGATGAGATTGGCGACTGCTGGGAGGAGTATAACGTATTCCACCATAAGTTTCTCATTTGGATGGATGAGGCTGGGTTTGATTCCAAGGAGGTGGAGCACTACACCGATGAGCAGGTGCAGCAGCTGGTAGAAAAGTCACCCTACTACAAAGCCACCTCCAACGATGTGGATTGGGTAAGTAAGGTGAAGATGCAGGGTATGATTCAAAAATGGGTCGACCACTCCATCAGTGTAACGGTTAATTTGCCCGAGGATACCACTGAGGAGATGGTCGCTGAGGTATACAAAACGGCTTGGGAGAGTGGATGCAAGGGCTGCACCGTATACAGGGAAGGTTCACGGGCTGGTGTATTGGTTTCGAATAGCAAAAAGGGTAAGAAGGAGAGTTCCGTACCAGTTAAGCGCCCAGCCATACTCGACTGTGAGGTTATTCGATTCAAGAATAATCATGAGAGCTGGATTGCATTTGTTGGGTTGCACAATGGTCGTCCATACGAAATATTCACCGGTATGACCGATGATGATGTGCTCGCCATTCCCAAATCTATTGATCAGGGTAAGATATTGAAAATTAAGGATGATCGTGGCAGCCGTTACGACTTCCAGTATGAGGATAAGTATGGCTATACCAATACCGTTGGTGGCCTTTCACACATGTTCAACAAGGAGTTTTGGAACTATGCCAAGCTTATCTCGGGAGTGCTCCGCAATGGAATGCCTATTCCGGATGTGGTAAACCTCGTTTCGTCGCTGCGCCTCGATAGCGAAAGCATCAACAACTGGCGAAATGGAGTGGAGCGTGCGTTGCACCGCTACATTCCCAATGGGACCAAGGCAAAGCATGGAAAGAAATGCCAAGAATGTGGATCAGATTCGCTTATATATCAAGAAGGATGTCTTTTGTGCACTAATTGCGGAAGCTCTAAGTGCGGTTAGTCGGTTAATTTGGCAAGTAAGCCCGGTCGTGAGATCGGGCTTTTTTGTTGAAGATCGCAAGAAAACCTAAAGTATTCAATAGCGTGTTTTACCTTCTAGAAATTCGCCGAATTCTTTTGTTTAGATAATAAATCGCCACGCCACAGTATGGTTTAAGTTGATTATTTGAGTCTTTCGACTCCCATTTTATCAAGAGTCCTGTCAATTCTGAGATAGTCCGAGTTCCTTGTTTTTTCCCAAGGATATCGGTTAGAGCATCTATTACTGCTTTTCGATTGCAAGTCAGTCGATAGAGATTCAGGTTTAATGTTTCTATATCATTTAACATTAGTTTATTTTCAGAGTATATTGCACCACTTGGTTTGTATTTTATCAAAGAATTAATAGGAGTGTCATTATTTGATGGGTTAAAAATAGAGTGATGTATTTTTTCTGTGTGTATCACAATGAGTGTTGTTGTATGAATAACTCTGATTTCCAAGGCATACGGCTAGCATATTTTTATAATCTAATTGAAGCGCAGGAGTTTTTGATTGACTTTGCCAATGTTCAACCTTCATTTTTGTTCGATCGTTTTGAATTCTCTGCATACAATAGGCACAAATGTATCCTTGTTCTTCGAGAAGTGATTGTCGAATAGCATCTTTGACTGGTGTGAAATTTGCCCCATCGTACTCAGCATTTGGTTGTAACCTATATGCAAATAATTCCTTTGGCTCTTTAATTTTTACTATGGAAATCATCTTTTTTACTTTAGCATTGCTATAAGGGCTTCTGCTTTAACTATTTCTGGAATATCGCCGTGCAACTTCTTTTTTAAATCCATAATCGCTGCGATTGCTTCTGTAAATTCTTCCTTGTCCATTAAATTGTATATTTCATTTAAGTCTCCCTTTATCTTCAGGTTCCTTGAAGGAGTATTCATCAACTCTTCAAGTATTTGCGAAGAATCTAAACCAAGAGATTGAGTTGGCGTAATACAGAGTAACTCATCATTGTCGTGAATCAGTAACCGAATGTTTTCAGGTAGAAGTTCTCCAATGCTTTGTGGAGAATGAGTAGTGAGAATGAATTGACAGTTTGGAAATACATTTTGCAAAGAAGTAATAAAAAAACGTTGCCATTGAGGATGTAAGTGCAATTCAATTTCATCTATCAAAACAACACCTTCACCAGCAAGAGGATTTTCTAATGTTGGATTAGCAATGGCCAATCTTCTTGCTAAATCACCAACAACTCCGACTAAACATTTCTCACCATCAGAAAGTTGGTCAATAAGAACATCCTTCCCCTGCTTACTGATGGTCATTCTTAGAGGACTCCTTTTGACTCTTAAGTTGCTATAGCCTGGCAGAAAACAAGCGATTGCATCCCTGACTGCAGAAAGTTGTTTATCTGGAAATTGATTTTCTGGTTCATCGTTAAAAATACTTCTTTTGGTGGATCTTGAAATTAACTCATTTTCTAAGTCTTCTCTATTTCTAAACCATTCAAAGAAACTACGAAAGTTTGCTGCACTCGTTAAAGACTCGTCATATGCTTCCAGTAACTCAAAACTATGCTTCATCTTAATTCTCAAAGGAATATCCATAACTGCCCTGTTTATTGGATAATATACAAACAGGGGAATAGAGCAATTCATTTGACAATCTTGCAGTTGGCCCTGAATTTTCTTAACATATTCATTTACAAATTTTAAATCGGTAGACACACCGTGCTTTAGATATCCCTTTTGTGTTTTAACCAACTTCCACTCGTTACCATTATTATCAATTGCTTTAATCTCGGCAAAAGCTGTTTTATTCTTAATGTCATTATCCCTAATTGCTCGGCCAGATGAGCCTTCATGTCGAATCCTTGACGTAACCCAAGATAACAAATATGCAATAGCATCAAGCAGACTGGTTTTTCCTGCACCATTTACCCCTACAAATACTGTCATTTTAGGATGCAAGTTTACCTCTAGTTGATTTATACCTCTAAAGTTATGCAGTTCAACTTTGCTTAGATTCATATTGAATAGTTTGAGTATCAGTTAATGCAAAAATAACCATTAATAGTTACAACAAAAATTCTGGTTAACTAAGATTTTTTACAAAATCAGAAAGATTAATTTTAAAAAAAGGCGCCCCCATTTAACCTTAAGTCAAGGGGGGTGTTTTCTCAATGCGAGAATTTTCTTTACTTCACCTCCGAACCATTTCTTACCTCGGTGAGCGGGGCCACAAATTCAAGTCGACCATCGGCATCCTGTGCCATCAGAATCATGCCATGGCTTTCGATGCCGCGAATTTTTCGGGGTTCGAGGTTAACCAGCATGGAAACTTTTTTCCCAATAGCCTGCTCGGGCGTAAAGTAGCCTGCTATTCCCGACACCACAGTTCGCTTGTCGATGCCGGTGTCGATGGTGAGCTTAAGCAGCTTATCGGTTTTAGGAACGCGCTCTGCCTCCAGAATGGTTCCGGTGCGGATATCCATCTTGGCAAATTCGTCGTAGCTAACTATATCGCGCTGTGGGGTAACGGGTATTGCCATCACCTCGTTTTGCTTCTTTGTGTTGGCAAGCTTCTCCAGCTGCTTTTCTATTTCGGCATCCTCCACCTTTTCGAACAGCAACGATGGCTCGCCAATGGTGTGGCCTGCCTTCAACAGGTCGGCACGGCCAAGCACATCCCAGCCCGGTTTGCCAAGGTTGAGCATGGTAAGCAGCTTTTCGGAGGTGAAGGGCAAGAATGGCTCAAACACAACGGCCAAGTTAGCTGCTATTTGCAGCGAGATGTTCATAATGGTCTTCACCCTTTCGGCATCAGTCTTGATTACTTTCCAAGGCTCGGTATCGGCAAGGTATTTGTTTCCAAGGCGTGCCATGTTCATGGCCTCCTTGAGCGCCTCACGAAAACGGAAACTCTCGATGCTATCCTCCACCTTTTTGCGAAGCAGAGGCAATTCGGCCAAGGTCTCCTTGTCGAAGTCGGTTAATTCACCGGCTGCGGGGACCACACCATTGTAATACTTCTGGGTAAGAACCAAAGCCCGATTTACAAAGTTGCCATAAATGGCTACTAGCTCGCTATTATTTCTGGTCTGAAAATCTTTCCAGGTAAAGTCGTTATCCTTTGTTTCCGGTGCATTGGCACATAGCACATACCGAAGTACATCCTCCTTTCCCGGAAATTCTTCGAGATATTCGTGAAGCCAAACGGCCCAGTTTCGGGAGGTGGATATTTTATCACCTTCGAGGTTGAGGAACTCGTTGGCCGGAACGTTGTCGGGCAAAATGTAGCTACCCTCTGCCTTCAGCATCGCGGGAAACACAATGCAGTGAAACACGATGTTGTCCTTGCCAATAAAGTGAACCATGCGCGTATCTTCACTCTTCCAATACTTTTCCCAATCGGGCGTAAGCTCCTTGGTAGCGGATATGTAGCCAATGGGAGCATCGAACCAAACGTAGAGCACCTTGCCTTTGGCCCCTTCCACTGGAACGGGAACTCCCCAGTCGAGGTCGCGGCTTACTGCACGTGGCTGAAGGCCCATGTCGAGCCATGACTTGCACTGGCCATACACGTTGGTTTTCCACTCCTTGTGCTCCTCTAGAATCCACTTTTTCAAAAAGGGCTCATACTTATCGAGAGGAAGAAACCAGTGTGAGGTTTCGCGTAGCACCGGCTTGTTGCCGCTGATGGCAGAGCGAGGGTTAATAAGATCGGTGGCGTTGAGCGAGGTGCCGCACTTTTCGCACTGGTCGCCGTAGGCATTTTCATTGGCGCAGTGTGGGCAGGTCCCCATAATATAACGGTCGGCAAGAAATTGCTTTGCCTCCTCATCGTAGTATTGCTCGGTGGTTTTTTCCACAAATTCACCCTTGTCGTAGAGCTTACGGAAGAATTCCGATGCCATTTGGTGGTGAACCTTGGATGAGGTACGGGAGTATATATCGAACGACATGCCAAAGCGCATGAACGAATCCTTAATCATTGTGTGATACTTGTCGACCACCTCCTGTGGTGTGACGCCCAGCTGGCGGGCCTTAATGGTGATTGGCACTCCATGCTCGTCTGAGCCGCACACCGAAATAACATCTTCGCCCTTCAAACGGAGGTAGCGCGAGTAGATATCGGATGGGATATATACACCTGCTAAGTGGCCAATGTGCACCGGTCCGTTGGCGTAAGGAAGCGCTGAGGTTATTAGGTAACGTTTAAACTTTGTCATAAAAAGCCCAATTTGGTTGGATTTTATCCAATAAGAATATGAATTGCAAATATAGCCCCATTTCTCTTTCCAACGAAGCGATGGTCGAAGGTTTTGGTGTAGAAGTTGATTGGCATGAATCGCCGGCTAATTTTAATCGCACTGGAAGGTTTTTTAGATCGCAGATATTGATGTCAGCAACTTTTTGTTTACATGAGTGAAAAGTTGTTCATTCATCCATATCTTTGACCATACTAGGTGGTAAAAAGTCTTTTATAGGTTCATGCTGTAATAATTGAAATCGAATGATTCGTCCGCCATATCTAAAAACAGGAGACACCATTGCCATTGCCGCTCCGGCACGAAAAATAGCACGCGAGGAGGCTGCTCCTGCTATTGATCTTCTTAAAAATGAGGGGTTTAAGGTTGTTGTTCCCGATGGCTTGTTTGAGGTCGAAAACCAGCTGGCCGGTAACGACAAGCATCGCGCTGCTCAAATTGCTGAGTTGCTTAAAAGTGATGAGGTGAAGGCCATTCTTTTTGCCCGTGGAGGTTATGGTTCGGTAAGAACTTTGCAGTATATTCCTTCTTCCTTGTTTACCTGCAACCCCAAGTGGATCGCTGGCTACAGCGATATTACAGTATTTCATAGTTTCTTGTCACGGCAGGGCATTCAGAGCCTACACGCCACTATGCCCATAAACTTTCCCAAGGCGGGTGGGCATAATCAATCCACCCAATCGTTGGTTAATGCACTTAGAGGAACTCTTGTTCCCATTGAGGTGCCAACCCATTCGGGCAACATGGTTGGAAAGGCTCGGGGGATTCTTGCCGTAGGAAATCTTTCCGTGCTCTACAGCTTGGCCGCAACGCCCATCGATTTGATTCCAGAGGGAAGAATTTTGCTAATCGAAGACTTGGATGAATACCTTTACCATATAGACCGTATGATGATGAATTTGAAGTATTCTGGAAAGTTGAGTAAAATATCAGGGTTAATCGTTGGACACATGTCGGACATGCGCGATAATACAACACCTTGGGGTAAGTCTGCCCATGAAATCGTGAGGGAGGCAATGGACGATTTGTCCATTCCGGTTGCCTTTGGCTTTCCGGCTGGTCACCTAGAACCTAATTTAACTTTTATAGTTGGAGCAGAAGTGGAATTGGAGGTAACTGAAGAGCGTTCAACGTTGAGCTACCTCGATTAAGATCTTACCTGGGTATAGCTATTTGGTATCTCGAATAACCTACCTTCCAGCTTAGCTGACTTTATCTCTTTAACAGTAATCGTTACCTTTTCGGCACGCAGGAACGTTCGTTCCTCATAAACCATTGGAAAAAAGCCAGTATGTTCTGGAATTTTGAAAAATGCCCTAAGGTTTGTTTCGGTAGGATCGTAAATGCTTAGAAGTTTCGCAAAGAAATCCATCTTAATTTCGGCTACCCAAAAAGCACTTTCGTCACGGTTCGAGCTTTGTTTTACTCGCCATTGATAGCAGTTTACTCCTTCAATAATCTTGTGGTTTTGCGATTTATTGATAACTACCGCAGCGTTGTATGGTGGAAGAGATTGGGGAATAAGATAGGCATGTTGTTTTTGTGAAAGAAGAACTACCTCCTTGTTTTTTAGATTCACCAAGGTGGAACGAAGGAGATCGTTATTGCTACTTAATATGTCTACCCTAACGTTGTCACCTTTTATGTAGAGGTTGATTCTTGTGGTATCGTAAGGTGTAACTTCCAACATACCAACTTTTCCTTCAAAGGGTGAAGGTGTATGCGTAGGTGTTGATAAAATGGTGAATATGGAGATAAAGGTGGCTAACCAAAAATTCATTTTCAAACAAATTACACAATGTGTATATTCGTAAATTGAATTAAAGTTACGTTGAATTGACAAATAATCAAAAAGTTTGGTCAATGGACGAAAAAAATAGGCTAGGCGAATTTGGCGAGGCAAAGGCTTTGGAATTTCTAGTTTACAAAGGTTTTGAAATAGTGGCTACCAACTGGCGTTACGGGCACAAGGAGATTGATATTGTTGCTCGTAAGGATGGATTAATTCACGTGGTTGAGGTTAAAACACGAGCAACCGACTACTACGAGGAACCAAAAGAGGCTGTTAAGCGTAAAAAGCAGAGGAATTTGGTGGAGGCCGCCGATGCCTTTGCTGTTAAATATAATATTGAAGAAGAGGTTCAGTTCGATATTATATCAATTGTAATGCGAGACGAGAAGTTTGATCTGGAATATATTCCGCAGGCTTTTTACCCCGGTTTATAGCAACACAACATGGATATTGACGATTTACGCGACTACTGCCTTGGCAAGCCATTTACAAGTGAAGGTTTTCCGTTCGACACCGACACGTTAGTTTTTAAGGTTGCCGAAAAAATATTTGCTCTGGTAAGCCTCGACAGCCAACCGCTGAGCATTAATCTGAAGTGTGATCCAGAACTGGCATTGGAGTTGCGGGAGGAGTATCCAGCCATAA
This genomic interval from Williamwhitmania sp. contains the following:
- a CDS encoding adenosylcobalamin-dependent ribonucleoside-diphosphate reductase — protein: MQRENENVQNKKTKQSEKEILEKVYSYEEAVESSNEYFKGDQLAATVWVSKYALKDSFGKIYELNPADLHRRLAKEFHRMEVKYPNPLSEEEIFETLDQFKYIIPQGGPMTGIGNDHQVASLSNCFVIGHKNPADSYGGIMRIDEEQVQLMKRRGGVGHDLSHIRPKGSPVLNSALTSTGVVPFMERYSNSTREVAQDGRRGALMLSISIKHPDAEKFIDAKMDAGKVTGANVSVKIDDEFMRSVVSGKPYVQCYPVDATDPKYKVEVDARKIWNKIIHNAWKSAEPGVLFWDTVLRESVPDSYADLGYRTVSTNPCGEIPLCPYDSCRLIAINLYSYVDRPFTAEAKFNFVKFKKHVRVAMRMMDDLIDLELEKIDAILGKITKDPEDQDVKSVERSLWEKIKTKATEGRRTGLGITAEGDMLAALGLRYGSDNAIDFAVEIQRTLALEAYRSSVEMATERGAFPIYDAQREKNNPFIQRIKAADEELYNSMVEHGRRNIALLTIAPTGTTSLMTQTTSGIEPVFLPAYKRRRKVNPNDQAVNITFTDEIGDCWEEYNVFHHKFLIWMDEAGFDSKEVEHYTDEQVQQLVEKSPYYKATSNDVDWVSKVKMQGMIQKWVDHSISVTVNLPEDTTEEMVAEVYKTAWESGCKGCTVYREGSRAGVLVSNSKKGKKESSVPVKRPAILDCEVIRFKNNHESWIAFVGLHNGRPYEIFTGMTDDDVLAIPKSIDQGKILKIKDDRGSRYDFQYEDKYGYTNTVGGLSHMFNKEFWNYAKLISGVLRNGMPIPDVVNLVSSLRLDSESINNWRNGVERALHRYIPNGTKAKHGKKCQECGSDSLIYQEGCLLCTNCGSSKCG
- a CDS encoding AAA family ATPase; translation: MNLSKVELHNFRGINQLEVNLHPKMTVFVGVNGAGKTSLLDAIAYLLSWVTSRIRHEGSSGRAIRDNDIKNKTAFAEIKAIDNNGNEWKLVKTQKGYLKHGVSTDLKFVNEYVKKIQGQLQDCQMNCSIPLFVYYPINRAVMDIPLRIKMKHSFELLEAYDESLTSAANFRSFFEWFRNREDLENELISRSTKRSIFNDEPENQFPDKQLSAVRDAIACFLPGYSNLRVKRSPLRMTISKQGKDVLIDQLSDGEKCLVGVVGDLARRLAIANPTLENPLAGEGVVLIDEIELHLHPQWQRFFITSLQNVFPNCQFILTTHSPQSIGELLPENIRLLIHDNDELLCITPTQSLGLDSSQILEELMNTPSRNLKIKGDLNEIYNLMDKEEFTEAIAAIMDLKKKLHGDIPEIVKAEALIAMLK
- the metG gene encoding methionine--tRNA ligase produces the protein MHANQLLHQNLRPSLRWKEKWGYICNSYSYWIKSNQIGLFMTKFKRYLITSALPYANGPVHIGHLAGVYIPSDIYSRYLRLKGEDVISVCGSDEHGVPITIKARQLGVTPQEVVDKYHTMIKDSFMRFGMSFDIYSRTSSKVHHQMASEFFRKLYDKGEFVEKTTEQYYDEEAKQFLADRYIMGTCPHCANENAYGDQCEKCGTSLNATDLINPRSAISGNKPVLRETSHWFLPLDKYEPFLKKWILEEHKEWKTNVYGQCKSWLDMGLQPRAVSRDLDWGVPVPVEGAKGKVLYVWFDAPIGYISATKELTPDWEKYWKSEDTRMVHFIGKDNIVFHCIVFPAMLKAEGSYILPDNVPANEFLNLEGDKISTSRNWAVWLHEYLEEFPGKEDVLRYVLCANAPETKDNDFTWKDFQTRNNSELVAIYGNFVNRALVLTQKYYNGVVPAAGELTDFDKETLAELPLLRKKVEDSIESFRFREALKEAMNMARLGNKYLADTEPWKVIKTDAERVKTIMNISLQIAANLAVVFEPFLPFTSEKLLTMLNLGKPGWDVLGRADLLKAGHTIGEPSLLFEKVEDAEIEKQLEKLANTKKQNEVMAIPVTPQRDIVSYDEFAKMDIRTGTILEAERVPKTDKLLKLTIDTGIDKRTVVSGIAGYFTPEQAIGKKVSMLVNLEPRKIRGIESHGMILMAQDADGRLEFVAPLTEVRNGSEVK
- a CDS encoding LD-carboxypeptidase, producing the protein MIRPPYLKTGDTIAIAAPARKIAREEAAPAIDLLKNEGFKVVVPDGLFEVENQLAGNDKHRAAQIAELLKSDEVKAILFARGGYGSVRTLQYIPSSLFTCNPKWIAGYSDITVFHSFLSRQGIQSLHATMPINFPKAGGHNQSTQSLVNALRGTLVPIEVPTHSGNMVGKARGILAVGNLSVLYSLAATPIDLIPEGRILLIEDLDEYLYHIDRMMMNLKYSGKLSKISGLIVGHMSDMRDNTTPWGKSAHEIVREAMDDLSIPVAFGFPAGHLEPNLTFIVGAEVELEVTEERSTLSYLD
- a CDS encoding DUF4412 domain-containing protein, whose translation is MNFWLATFISIFTILSTPTHTPSPFEGKVGMLEVTPYDTTRINLYIKGDNVRVDILSSNNDLLRSTLVNLKNKEVVLLSQKQHAYLIPQSLPPYNAAVVINKSQNHKIIEGVNCYQWRVKQSSNRDESAFWVAEIKMDFFAKLLSIYDPTETNLRAFFKIPEHTGFFPMVYEERTFLRAEKVTITVKEIKSAKLEGRLFEIPNSYTQVRS
- a CDS encoding YraN family protein translates to MDEKNRLGEFGEAKALEFLVYKGFEIVATNWRYGHKEIDIVARKDGLIHVVEVKTRATDYYEEPKEAVKRKKQRNLVEAADAFAVKYNIEEEVQFDIISIVMRDEKFDLEYIPQAFYPGL
- a CDS encoding MmcQ/YjbR family DNA-binding protein, which gives rise to MDIDDLRDYCLGKPFTSEGFPFDTDTLVFKVAEKIFALVSLDSQPLSINLKCDPELALELREEYPAIMPGYHMNKKHWNTLVLDGSIPRIKVLELIDHSYNLIFESLPAKTRALLKE